In one Triplophysa dalaica isolate WHDGS20190420 chromosome 9, ASM1584641v1, whole genome shotgun sequence genomic region, the following are encoded:
- the arl4aa gene encoding ADP-ribosylation factor-like 4aa, translated as MGNGVSEHPNFLSSLPFCNSLHIAILGLDSAGKTTVLYRLQFNEFVNTVPTKGFNAEKVKVPFGDSRSVTFHFWDVGGQEKLRPLWKSYTRGTDGIVFVVDSLDGERMEEAKTELYKIARCSENQGVPVLIIANKQDMRQALSLSQIETMLALKELGPATPWHLQPTCAIIGEGLREGLERLYDMILKRRKMLKQQKRK; from the coding sequence ATGGGGAACGGAGTATCAGAGCATCCAAACTTTCTCTCCAGTCTTCCCTTCTGTAATTCTCTACACATCGCTATTCTGGGCCTGGACTCTGCAGGCAAAACTACcgtgttgtatcgtctgcagtTCAATGAGTTTGTCAACACTGTCCCCACCAAAGGTTTCAATGCAGAGAAAGTCAAAGTACCTTTCGGAGACTCGCGGTCAGTAACGTTTCACTTCTGGGACGTTGGAGGCCAGGAGAAACTGCGTCCTCTGTGGAAGTCCTACACTAGGGGCACGGATGGCATCGTGTTTGTTGTGGACTCTCTGGACGGGGAGAGAATGGAAGAGGCTAAAACTGAACTTTACAAAATTGCACGTTGCTCTGAGAATCAAGGCGTGCCTGTGTTGATTATCGCTAACAAGCAGGACATGAGACAGGCTCTGTCGCTTTCACAGATAGAGACCATGCTGGCGTTAAAAGAACTGGGACCCGCCACTCCGTGGCACCTGCAGCCCACTTGCGCCATCATTGGTGAAGGTCTACGAGAAGGACTAGAAAGACTTTATGACATGATCTTGAAAAGAAGGAAGATGCTTAAACAGCAGAAGAGAAAATAA
- the si:dkey-30e9.6 gene encoding uncharacterized protein si:dkey-30e9.6 has product MNLFKSLDTSTSADISRKMLFPACQNLTSGHIYRRVSPHPGVPPDPWSIKAPDFTPKLYKSMGLPRIKRKNAHLFKSKDSLVDKSIISENMNKTTPSLLPGLEQKRYKAKPFITYYKPPDSLESKLLFAKTGKYPMGPYKDPKPHNFRPCAEGMPDIITSLDKDSGGLIFKSEYLRTVAESQHDLNISHRDKLSKMDTFKPADPKWDSMLVLPKMPWPPKSASYSVSRTKSHL; this is encoded by the exons ATGAATCTTTTCAAGTCTTTGGATACTTCTACATCTGCGGACATCAGTAGAAAGATGCTTTTCCCTGCGTGTCAAAACTTGACCTCTGGTCACATTTATAGACGCGTCTCACCACACCCAGGAGTTCCCCCTGATCCATGGAGCATCAAAGCACCTGACTTCACCCCAAAACTGTACAAATCTATGGGTCTGCCACgaatcaaaagaaaaaatgctCACCTTTTTAAATCCAAAGATAGCCTGGTAGATAAATCCATCATTTCggaaaatatgaacaaaacGACTCCCTCATTATTACCTGGACTTGAGCAAAAGAGATATAAAGCAAAACCATTTATCACATATTACAAGCCACCAGACTCACTAGAGTCAAAACTGTTGTTTGCGAAAACAGGAAAGTATCCCATGGGGCCATACAAAGATCCCAAACCTCATAACTTTAGACCT TGTGCTGAAGGAATGCCAGACATAATCACCTCATTGGACAAGGATTCTGGTGGTTTAATTTTTAAATCTGAATACCTAAGAACAG ttgCAGAAAGCCAGCATGATCTGAACATCTCTCACAGAGACAAACTGAGCAAAATGGACACTTTCAAGCCTGCTGATCCTAAATGGGACTCAATGCTAGTTCTACCAAAGATGCCGTGGCCACCAAAATCTGCATCTTATTCAGTGAGCAGAACAAAGTcacatttatga